CTTGTCGTTCCTTATCCCCGTCAGAAAGACGTTGTAAGCGTACTGATAGGCGATATTGGCGTGGGCACGCGCACAATCGGGATCGATGGCAAGCGCCTGCTCGAACATGGCCAAAGCCTGTGGATTACCCGTGGCATCACCGTGACTCACGTGCCACTCTCCGCGCAACACGAAATCGTACGCGCTGAGGTGATCGGTCGGTTTGCGTCTCTTACGCTCTATCTGCGCCTCGCCGAGCATTCGGGGCAATCCCGACACGATCGCTCGTGTAATCTCTTCCTGCACCGCAAAAATGTCGTCGAGAGCGCGGTCGTAACGCTCCGCCCACAAATGGGTGCCAGTTTCGCACTCGAGCAGCTGCGCCGTGATGCGCACGCGGTCGCCTGCCCGGCGAACGCTGCCCTCGACGACGTAGTGCACGCCCAGCTCTTGCCCGATCCGTCGCATATCGACGGCCTTGCCCCGGTATTGAAATGAGGAGTTACGCGCAATGACGAATAGCGAATGGAAGCGCGATAACTCGGTGATGATGTCTTCCGTGATACCGTCGCTGAAGTACTCCTGATCCGGATCGCTGCTCATGTTGACGAAAGGTAATACTGCAATCGAAGGCTTCTCCGGCGAAGGCGCCTGCTGTGTCGCGGGCGCTCGGCCCCGCTCACCCCCGCTCCGATAAATGCGGACCGGTTCGGTCATGTTCTTCAGCGTTTGCTCGCCTGCGTCCTCGAATACGAGGTCAAGCTTGCGGCGCACCTCGTCATGCACCTTGCCGGTAACGCAGATGCCGCCCGGGTCCGCCAGCTTCTCCAGACGCGCCGCTATATTGACGCCGTCGCCGTAGAGATCACCGCCCTCGACCATCACATCGCCAAGATTGATGCCAATGCGCAGCAAAATTCGCCGCTCCTCAGGTAGACCGTCGCTCGCTGCCGCCATTCGCTTGTGTAGCTCCACTGCGCAGGCAACCGCGTTGACGGCACTAGCAAATTCCACCAGCACCCCATCGCCCATCAGCTTAACGATACGACCGTGATGCGCCGCCACCAGGGGATCGAGAATGTCCTTCCGCCGCTCCTTCAACGCCGCCAGCGTGCCCGCCTCGTCTTGCTCCATGAGCCGGCTGTAGCCGGCCACGTCCGCAGACAGAATGGCGGCAAGTCGGCGCTGAACTTGTCCTTCGGCCATAGGGATGATCGCTTTCGCAGATGATCCTACCCGGTGGGATTGTAAGAGGGGCCTGACAGGGAGTCTATCACGCCCACTTCCGCTGTGGGTCAGATTCGGACTTCATGACCATGTCCGCTGCACGGCAGCTTTCCCCTCAAAACCGGACATCGCAATTGGTAGCTGGGATGACGCCCTGGGGCCAGAAGCTGCCATTCACAGGTTCGCTCGCTTGTCGCCTAGAGGAGCGTGGCTTCGGTTGGTGTAGCCTACTGGATTAGGGCTGAATCCGCACCCACGCTCCGATCTCAGCGCGACCGACAACGATGCCTCCGCCGGCCGCTACCTCCTGGACAATGCGGTCGGCGAGAGTGTCGCTAGCGATTTCGGCCGAGGTAGCCACACCTTGCCGCTCCATCGTTGGCGCCAGCACGATGGCGAGATCGGCAACTGCCCGCAACCACTCCGCGGCGGTGTTGGCATCGCCGATGACGGTCTGCATCCGCATAGTCGGCGGGGGAAGGCCGGCGCCCACGAAGGCGCGGTGCAGCTTCGCGCTCATATTCGTGCTCGTGTTAGCGCGATCGAAAGACTGGATGATCCACCGGCAAGAGCGGTCATAGGTCGGCGCCACTGGATCGGAGCGTACGAAGCTCCAATCCGGCTCGTGAAAGACGATGATGCCTCCGGGACGCAGCTGCTTGGCGAGCCGGTGCAGCATCTCGCTCGCGTCGGCTTGGAACAGCAGGACATAGCGGCCGACGATGGCATCGAACGGCCGTCCGAAGGTCATCTCGGCCGGATTGCCCTCGTGGAAAGACACCTGTCGAAGCGCACGGGCCACCGCCGCGTCGCTTGCCCTCGCCACGGCGGTTGGCGACAAGTCGGTTCCGATCACTTCTCCAGACGGTCCGACCAGCTCCGCCGCAAGGAAGGCAACGACGCCGGTCCCGCTGCCGACGTCGAGCACCCGCATGCCCGGTGCGATGCCGGCAGCTAGGAAGTAATCCCGTGTCGATGGTCCGATCAGGCGTTCCTGGCGAGCCAAGCGTTCCAGCTCGAATGCCGAATGGCCGAGCACGTAGGCTGGATTTGTCATGGCTGTTCTCCCCCCGCGGTTAGCTGGATAAGCGTGTCAATATACGGCTGCGCTAAGTGCTTGGCGATCCACGTGCCCATACCGCCGGCAGGCCCATCATGTCTACTGTGGGTCAGGCTCGGACTTCATGACTATGTCCGCTGTACGGCAGCTTTCCCCTCAGGACCGGGCATCGCAATTGATAGCTGGGATGTCGCCTTAGGGCCACAATCGGACATTTCCAATTCGGCGGCGGCAGAGCGAAGAGATTTGTACCCGGCGGCGATCTTCTTCGGCTACAGTCTCTCCATGAGCAACCCGCCCGGTAGGGGGCCGCGTCACCGCCAAGTGACAGCGCACATAACAGCCATCCATCCGCCGCCCGCGGCGTTGGCCGAAGTGGCCGACGGACGTTGGTATTCCTGCATGACGCCCGAGCTCGAGGCGCTGCGCGATACGGCGCGGCAGGCCTGCTGGAGTCACACCACCATGGACCCCGCACTGCGTGGTCCCTGTGCGCCCGAGCTCGCGGCGCTTTTCGCCGCTATCGGTGAGGGGGTTTTCCTTGAGGCTCCCTTCCACGTCGCCTACGGCCGGAACCTCGCACTTGGCGACGGGGTGTACATAAACGCGGACTGCGTTGTTCTCGACACTGCGCCCGTCCGGATCGGACGGCGGACGATGCTGGGACCAGCAGTGCAGATCTACTGCGCCGACCATGCCCACGGACTCGACGAGCGACGCCGCGGCTTGGAGCGAGCGTTGCCGGTGAGCATCGGTGAGGATGTATGGATAGGTGGCGGTGCGATCCTTCTGCCGGGCGTAACGGTGGGGGAGGGTGCTATCGTCGGCGCCGGCGCGGTCGTCACACGCGATGTGGCTCCCGGTGTGCGTGTGGTGGGCAATCCGGCACGGCCGATCTGATGTGCCCCAGCCTATGATCCGCTATGGGTCAGACTTGGACTTATGGCCATGTCCGCGATACGGCAGCTTTCCCCTCAAAACCGGGCATCGCATTTGGTAGCTGGGATGTCGCCTTAGGGCCAATTCCGGACATCAGTACTGTCATTCCGGGAGCCCGCCTTGCGCAGTCCGTCCGCCAACTATTGCAGGTCATCGGGGCGCTCCAGCGGCTCTTTCGGCAAATATCTAGCCACGGAAAGCTCAGCTTGCCGCCTCGGCGGCTGGTTGGTAATCTCGGCCCTCACCATGTAGCGGTTTCTGCGCTGTGTGGTGAGATGGCGGCGGCGTGTGAGGCGCCTGCCGACATCGCTGCCATACCGATCTACCCTCACCGGATGTTGAACCGATGGACAGCCCCGAGCGTTCCCGCTTCGACGCCTTCAACCATGCCGGCGCCGATTTTCCGCAGATTGATCCCGCACCGCACAACCGCCCGCGCCCGAGTCGAGGCCTTGTCACCGCGCTGGTGGTCTGCATGTCGGTGGCCTTGGTGCTGCTGCTCTTCCTGTGGGCGCGGTAAGTAGATCCGTACGGCGCGGCGGCTCCCGCCGGACGTCTGCTTTGAATGTGAGTCCGGTCCGGGTCATTCGGTACTGGTGCGAACCGAACCGCAAGTCGCCACAAACTTCAATTTGGCAGTCCCGCCTTGTGCAGGCCTTCGAGCAAATGCAATTGATCCGCTTCTCTCTCGAAAGGTTCACCGGCAACGAAACCTCGCGCCGAAAAATCCGGGATGTTCATTAGAACTATTTCAGCATGCTGCTTGGCATGGGCGGTATCGCCGAGTTGGCCGTAACAGGCCGCCAAACATATGTCGTGCGCATAAAACGGCTGCAGCATTCGTAGGCGCGCAGCGATGGCATCGCGGTAACGGTGACAATTGTAATATGCCCCAGCCAAGTCATTCCAATAATATTCCGGATGTAAGGGGTTGAGACGCATCGCCTGCTTGATACAGTCGATCGCTTCCTCCGGTTTTCCTCTGTAATTCAGGAGTTCGCCCATATTGGCGATGGCTTCGGAGTCATTGGGATTAAGCGCCAAAGCCAGCTCGTAATGGTCCTGCGCCTGCTGGAACAGGCGCCGGTGCATGCAGGCGAAACCGAAGGCAAGATGGCCCCGGTTGTCTTGATCATCGGCGGTCAATGCTGCCCTCGCTGCATCAAACGCCTTGTCCAGATCCTCGAGGGCATCGCTGCGTAGCCAGTCGAAGACGTAGGTCAAGGTCAACTCTGCATGGGCGCGGGCGCAGTTCGGGTCGAGCGAAATCGCCCTTAGCAACAGCGCTTGAACTGTTTCGTTTTTGCTGTCGCCGGTGGCGCCCATCAGCGAAATGGCGCGATGGAGGCACTCATAAACCTGGAGATTTTCTGTCGGCCGATGCCGGGCGCGCGTCAACTCCGCAGATTCCAGTCTTCCCACGAGCCGTGATACGATGATCCGTGTGACCTCATCTTGAATGGCGAATACATCCTTCAGTTCGCGATCGTAGCAGTCTGACCAGAGATTGCTGTTGGCGGCTGCGTCCACAAGCTGAACATTGATTCTGACTCGACCATCGTGCTTGCGCAGGCTCCCCTCGACGATGTACCTGGCGCCGAGCCGGCACGCCGCCTCGACTGTCCCGATGGCTTTGTCGCGCAATTGAAACGAAGAGTGCCGGGCTATCACGAACAGCGTCCGGAAGCGCGAAAGCGCATTGATAATGTCGTCCGTGATGCCGTCGCTGAAGTATTCCTGCTCGGGGTCTCCGCTCATGTTGACAAAAGGGATAACGGCAATGGATGGCTTGTCGGACGGCGGCGCAGCGGGCGGGCTGCACAGACGTCCGCCTTCCATGTCCGGCTGTTCCCAGGCTATCCGGTAGGTGCGCACCGGGCGGGCGATATTCTTCGCGGTCTGCTCGCCCACAAACCTGCACGGAAATGAGAGCTTTCCTTCGATCTGCTCCCAGACCGTCCCCGACACCATGATGCCGCCCGGTTCGGCCATCTGCTCCAGACGAGCGGCGATGTTGACGCCGTCGCCCATAATATCCGCACCCTGGACCATGACATCGCCAACATTGATGCCGATGCGGAAATGCATGCGTCGCGCCTCGTCAAGATCGGCATTGCGCCGATCGAGCGCCCGTTGCACCGCGACGGCGGAGCGTACGGCCAGCACAGCACTGCCGAATTCGGCCAACAGGCTGTCGCCGACAGTATTGACGACGCGCCCTTGATGCTCCGCGATCAGATCGGTCATCACGCTGCGATAGAGGTTCAGCGTCTTGAGCGTGCCTTCCTCGTCCCCGCCCATGAGGCGGCTATAGCCCGCTATGTCAGCGGCCAGGATAGCAGCAAGGCGGCGTTCCATCGGGCGTTGCCTAGGTAACCGCGGCGTTACGATCGCGAAATCCTAGACCCGGGACCACGGAATTGCGAGTCTGCTCCGGGTCAATCGCGTCATCGGCTTCCGGAGGCGGCAGCAAACCGCGTCAGGGCGGCGCCTCAATTGGGCGCGGTGAAGCTACCGGGGCTATTTGCCGTCCCGCGCCATTCCGGAGTGCGCTCTTTGCTGGCTTCGGACAGAGCACGCCGCACACCTTCTGCGTCGAAATCCTTGGCATAGACTGGCGTGCCGGGCTGCTGCCGCCAGGACTCCTTCAGTCCCCCAGCGTCGACGCCGTCAAAGCCCAGTTCATCGACGAGCTTCAGCACGATCGCCTTGGCTGCCTCGTCGTCACCGGAAACAGGCAAAGCGATGCGCCCGGTCGTGCCTTTAGGTCGGCCCATCTCCAGGAGGTGTCGGGCGTAGATGTTATTGAACGCCTTGATCACCGGGCGACCCAGTTGCTGCGCGACCCACTGGCTCTCCGCCATGCCCGCCTCGATCGCTTCGATGCGGCCATCGCGTTGGCGCGGGTAGTAGTTGCCAGTATCGACGACGACCACATGTTCCGGCGTATCGGCGAACAAACCGGCTGGGAGGTCCGGGATATTCTTCATTGGAATGGTGACCACGATGAGGTCCACGCCGCGACCGGCTTCGGGGGCCGATACGGCAGTGGCGCCGGTTTCGGCGGCCAGATCGGAGAGCGTTTCGGGGCCGCGCGAGTTGGCTACGAAAACCTCGTGTCCCAACGCCGTGAAGCGACGGGTTAGTGTGCCGCCGATCTGCCCGGCTCCGATGATGCCAATCTTCATTGCTTTTCTCCAATTCGAGCTACCGTTGGATTCGCGTTTTTGTCATTTAGCCGCTTACCGGTTCATCTTGCCGATCACATCCGCGGGACGGCGTTCGCCTTTGGGTCCTCTACAGCGTCGGACGCTCACATGGAATCGGTCCGGCGCTCTAACTCTTTGATTTGCGCATCGGATTATCCGAAAACCGCTTCGCACTTTTCGGTCCGATGCTGTAGGCATTGGCAATTTCGGCGATGCTATTGTCGAAGGTGACACCATCTACGGTGATGGCGTTAATGTCGCGGCGACGCGGCGGTTGGAGATCATTCGGGCGGCCCCGCTTTGCAATAGCCGCCGCCAGCGACCGCCGCGCGTAGTGGGCTCGTGCTCATTGCTCCGGCTCCTCGATCAATTGTCTCTGCTAAGATGGTCCTCCATAAGTGATACTGTAACAGGGTAAGCGCTACACTGGAAACCTGCTGTTCCGGCACAATATGGGCTAGTGGGCTAGTGTCCCGAATCCGAAGTTCGCCACAGCCAGCGGGACCATCCGAGCGAACTTCGGATTCGGAAGGACACTAGTGAATCTAATGATTCTAGTGTGCTTTTGAACGCGAAGTTCCTGTCGGCGCAAGCCGCCTGATATCAGGAGCTTCGCGTTCAGCACACTAGGCGGGGAGAGTAAGCGGCATCTGCTCGCCCACCATGAATTTCGGCCGCCTGTCGCTGGGCGAATAGAGATCTGTTTTTGCGAGGACGCGTTCAGTTGTGCTAGGCTTCCAAGGTGGAGCGCAGCCACTCTCGGCAGATCATCAAACAGCGGTATTGATTGTCAAAGGAGACTCCTGACGTGGCATTGATCACCGAAATCGCGGACAAGTTCTTCGTCGCCTGTGAGACCGGTATGGGCTGGGAGGGGTGCAAGGCCTATTGCACGCCAGAAGCGACATTCGCCGCGCAAGCCGAGCCGCTCGCCGACGTAAAGAGCCTGCAGCAGTACTGTGATTGGATGAAGGGTCTGCTTGGCTTCATGCCCGACGGTCACTATGAGGTCGTGTCCTTTGCCACCGACGAGAAGCGGCGCAATGTCTCGGCCTATGCCGTCTTCCATGCCACGCATACCGGCCACGGCGGACCGGTTCCGCCGACAGGCAAGAAAGTGGCTACGGACTATGTCTATGTCATGCAGTTCGATGGCGACAAGATCAAGCACATGCAGAAAATCTGGCACGCAGGTCTCGCCATGAAGGCGCTCGGCTGGGCGTAATGCGTTAACGTGCGCGAACCGACGACGGCGTTACTTGCCTCAGTGAGGTGCATGATACCGGGTCTAACGGTCCATGACCGCTTTGGGTCATTCGCGGCCGAATCGAGCCAGCGCAAGTCCAGCCATGTCAGCTATGCGCCGATAGCGTCCAATTCCCGCAGGGCAGCGAAATGACGCGAAGGGCCATGAGCGGAACTTCGACCGACGAAAGAAACGTTAGAGATTTGGTGCTCGACGGCGTCGCGATTGTCGGTGGCGCTACGATCCACTGTTTGCCTGGTTCGCCTATTATGATTGATGATCAG
This genomic stretch from Nordella sp. HKS 07 harbors:
- a CDS encoding NADPH-dependent F420 reductase, with amino-acid sequence MKIGIIGAGQIGGTLTRRFTALGHEVFVANSRGPETLSDLAAETGATAVSAPEAGRGVDLIVVTIPMKNIPDLPAGLFADTPEHVVVVDTGNYYPRQRDGRIEAIEAGMAESQWVAQQLGRPVIKAFNNIYARHLLEMGRPKGTTGRIALPVSGDDEAAKAIVLKLVDELGFDGVDAGGLKESWRQQPGTPVYAKDFDAEGVRRALSEASKERTPEWRGTANSPGSFTAPN
- a CDS encoding ester cyclase; the protein is MALITEIADKFFVACETGMGWEGCKAYCTPEATFAAQAEPLADVKSLQQYCDWMKGLLGFMPDGHYEVVSFATDEKRRNVSAYAVFHATHTGHGGPVPPTGKKVATDYVYVMQFDGDKIKHMQKIWHAGLAMKALGWA
- a CDS encoding trans-aconitate 2-methyltransferase, with product MTNPAYVLGHSAFELERLARQERLIGPSTRDYFLAAGIAPGMRVLDVGSGTGVVAFLAAELVGPSGEVIGTDLSPTAVARASDAAVARALRQVSFHEGNPAEMTFGRPFDAIVGRYVLLFQADASEMLHRLAKQLRPGGIIVFHEPDWSFVRSDPVAPTYDRSCRWIIQSFDRANTSTNMSAKLHRAFVGAGLPPPTMRMQTVIGDANTAAEWLRAVADLAIVLAPTMERQGVATSAEIASDTLADRIVQEVAAGGGIVVGRAEIGAWVRIQP
- a CDS encoding sugar O-acetyltransferase; the protein is MTPELEALRDTARQACWSHTTMDPALRGPCAPELAALFAAIGEGVFLEAPFHVAYGRNLALGDGVYINADCVVLDTAPVRIGRRTMLGPAVQIYCADHAHGLDERRRGLERALPVSIGEDVWIGGGAILLPGVTVGEGAIVGAGAVVTRDVAPGVRVVGNPARPI
- a CDS encoding adenylate/guanylate cyclase domain-containing protein; its protein translation is MAEGQVQRRLAAILSADVAGYSRLMEQDEAGTLAALKERRKDILDPLVAAHHGRIVKLMGDGVLVEFASAVNAVACAVELHKRMAAASDGLPEERRILLRIGINLGDVMVEGGDLYGDGVNIAARLEKLADPGGICVTGKVHDEVRRKLDLVFEDAGEQTLKNMTEPVRIYRSGGERGRAPATQQAPSPEKPSIAVLPFVNMSSDPDQEYFSDGITEDIITELSRFHSLFVIARNSSFQYRGKAVDMRRIGQELGVHYVVEGSVRRAGDRVRITAQLLECETGTHLWAERYDRALDDIFAVQEEITRAIVSGLPRMLGEAQIERKRRKPTDHLSAYDFVLRGEWHVSHGDATGNPQALAMFEQALAIDPDCARAHANIAYQYAYNVFLTGIRNDKVLQHARKHAERALALDDDDATAHEIAAFVYIMAGELELAESHAARGVMLNPNDRHAVGMRGTVANFLGDAQLGIEWLLRARRLDPRSFDAGREPLIEAYYASHQYAAAIDEFKQWRRPPAGMWLVAAACHAQLGRMDESRAALRRFETERPHEFNFAESVAAQVGMYKRQEDRDHWLDGYRKAGLPI
- a CDS encoding adenylate/guanylate cyclase domain-containing protein, translated to MERRLAAILAADIAGYSRLMGGDEEGTLKTLNLYRSVMTDLIAEHQGRVVNTVGDSLLAEFGSAVLAVRSAVAVQRALDRRNADLDEARRMHFRIGINVGDVMVQGADIMGDGVNIAARLEQMAEPGGIMVSGTVWEQIEGKLSFPCRFVGEQTAKNIARPVRTYRIAWEQPDMEGGRLCSPPAAPPSDKPSIAVIPFVNMSGDPEQEYFSDGITDDIINALSRFRTLFVIARHSSFQLRDKAIGTVEAACRLGARYIVEGSLRKHDGRVRINVQLVDAAANSNLWSDCYDRELKDVFAIQDEVTRIIVSRLVGRLESAELTRARHRPTENLQVYECLHRAISLMGATGDSKNETVQALLLRAISLDPNCARAHAELTLTYVFDWLRSDALEDLDKAFDAARAALTADDQDNRGHLAFGFACMHRRLFQQAQDHYELALALNPNDSEAIANMGELLNYRGKPEEAIDCIKQAMRLNPLHPEYYWNDLAGAYYNCHRYRDAIAARLRMLQPFYAHDICLAACYGQLGDTAHAKQHAEIVLMNIPDFSARGFVAGEPFEREADQLHLLEGLHKAGLPN